One part of the Solea solea chromosome 1, fSolSol10.1, whole genome shotgun sequence genome encodes these proteins:
- the homeza gene encoding homeobox and leucine zipper encoding a, with the protein MATYGELNGRNGLLLAMKESFEGKTIKTECEGKLDAKRPSKDLCRSSSSAESNASTGASFTTNNNSVVCLPLVSEGLKLVWTQSDQTRELDTVSELVQAFNLFPYPSSHEVNTLARVCALPLDKVKVWFMVQRIKYGISWSSEEIEETRRKLAVPELYDDSTEAKEEAKIKSNSIIHEELVIEDKDNNEVGGVLSSFTPPKKKPKSESPDSYKPAKPTVPCFSSTLPPPQDSYYYRPPADTPASTATDVSLDLTEPSSQQHRHGRYKKSKAQLAALRKSFLRENWPAETELRRLQEETGLTRNDIRKWFSDSRYQLRVGRGSLAAAQSYSQHTAVGGKHDQQTQPLPLITEKTGQLQSVKGQEGTRSSGTGSSHFFQAFLSNSLEAFEDRALEAEECDVMEELSGDGDSFKDKIQNEEQPLQLTKVFKIETHSPHKPPSVSKSSPYSSPSGSPPLTNKQLSNSSNSKKSSHSAKASPSQTALRISGAPSTTSTSPALTPGGRPRKTKEQLDLLKQHFLNCQWPKSDDYTELVKLTGLPRADVIQWFGDTRYAVKNGQLRWVKGVRDQFLAELATQQSGSGLTKESSSGTSNRAGGSRKRKSQANGTSTDTPDTQPLVTYYLSNGSLQEKDLDSLCKKSRMSYQQVRDWFASQDVGETDQQEDSITD; encoded by the coding sequence ATGGCAACTTACGGTGAACTTAATGGCAGAAATGGACTACTTTTGGCCATGAAGGAGTCTTttgaaggaaaaacaataaagacaGAATGTGAAGGAAAGCTTGACGCTAAACGACCCTCCAAGGATTTGTGCCGGTCTTCCAGCTCAGCTGAAAGCAATGCAAGCACTGGGGCTAGTTTTACCACCAACAACAACTCAGTTGTGTGCCTGCCGCTGGTATCAGAGGGACTGAAGTTGGTATGGACACAGTCAGATCAGACCCGTGAACTTGACACAGTTTCAGAGCTTGTGCAAGCCTTCAACTTATTTCCATACCCATCATCTCATGAGGTTAACACCCTGGCCAGGGTATGTGCCTTGCCACTAGACAAAGTTAAGGTGTGGTTTATGGTGCAGAGAATTAAATATGGTATCAGCTGGTCTTCAGAGGAGATAGAGGAGACACGACGAAAGCTAGCAGTACCTGAGCTTTATGATGACTCTACTGAGGCAAAGGAAGAAGCCAAAATAAAGAGCAACAGCATAATACATGAGGAATTGGTAATTGAGGATAAGGACAACAATGAAGTCGGGGGTGTTCTATCGAGCTTCACCCCCCCAAAGAAAAAACCAAAGTCTGAGTCACCAGATTCCTACAAACCAGCCAAACCCACTGTCCCATGTTTCAGTTCCACCCTTCCACCTCCTCAGGATTCATACTACTATCGCCCACCAGCAGACACACCAGCAAGTACAGCTACTGATGTTTCCCTTGACCTCACAGAGCCATCTTCACAACAGCACCGCCATGGGCGCTACAAAAAGTCTAAAGCTCAGCTCGCTGCTCTTCGAAAAAGCTTCCTGAGGGAGAACTGGcctgcagagacagagctgAGACGTTTGCAGGAGGAAACTGGGCTGACCCGCAATGACATTCGTAAATGGTTCAGTGACAGCCGTTATCAGCTTAGGGTTGGCCGAGGAAGTCTGGCAGCAGCCCAGAGCTATTCTCAACACACTGCTGTGGGAGGTAAACATGATCAACAAACTCAACCTCTTCCACTTATAACTGAAAAGACTGGTCAGCTTCAAAGCGTCAAGGGCCAGGAGGGAACCCGtagcagtggaactggaagctcACATTTCTTTCAGGCCTTTTTGTCAAATAGCCTTGAAGCATTCGAGGACAGGGCTCTTGAGGCAGAAGAGTGTGATGTTATGGAAGAGCTTTCTGGTGACGGGGACAGTTTTAAAGACAAGATACAAAATGAAGAACAGCCATTACAACTGACTAAGGTGTTCAAAATTGAAACACACAGTCCACACAAACCACCAAGTGTATCGAAATCATCTCCTTactcctccccctctggcaGCCCACCACTGACTAATAAACAACTTTCAAACAGCAGCAACTCAAAGAAGTCTTCACATTCAGCCAAAGCCAGCCCTTCACAAACAGCCTTGCGCATCTCAGGTGCTCCTTCAACTACATCCACGTCCCCTGCTCTCACTCCTGGTGGGCGACCAAGAAAGACCAAGGAGCAGTTGGATCTTTTAAAACAGCATTTCTTAAACTGCCAGTGGCCCAAGAGCGATGATTACACTGAACTTGTGAAGCTCACAGGTTTACCCCGTGCAGATGTTATTCAGTGGTTTGGTGACACACGCTATGCTGTCAAAAATGGCCAGCTGCGCTGGGTGAAAGGGGTCCGTGACCAGTTCTTGGCAGAACTTGCTACCCAGCAGAGTGGCAGTGGCTTAACTAAGGAAAGCAGCTCTGGGACATCTAATCGGGCTGGTGGCAGCCGCAAACGAAAATCTCAGGCAAATGGAACAAGTACAGATACTCCTGATACACAGCCATTGGTCACATATTACCTTTCAAATGGCTCACTACAAGAAAAAGACCTTGACTCTCTATGCAAGAAATCGAGAATGAGCTACCAGCAAGTGCGAGATTGGTTTGCATCCCAGGATGTTGGGGAGACTGACCAACAAGAAGACAGTATTACTGATTGA
- the dhrs1 gene encoding dehydrogenase/reductase SDR family member 1 produces MSLSGWVCVVTGASRGIGKGIALQLSEAGATVYITGRQEKTLKQTAAQVKERGGNCVPVVCDSTKPEDIEELFKRIQQDQNGRLDILVNNAYAGVQIIMESMGKKFWESDPSMWDCINNTGLRGHYFFSVYASRLMVAQGRGLIVTISSMGGLRYLFNVPYGVGKAACDRLAADMAVDLKSRGVASVSLWPGAVQTELISQYVLEDTPQNINSEIKDVFASGETTEMSGKCVVNLAKDKNLMSLTGKVLMTSDLARRYGLRDIDGRSVTDYTSLKFLLTRVPYLSWLSPVVPSFLRLPRFVLTLATNRF; encoded by the exons ATGTCGCTGTCTGGCTgggtgtgtgtggtcacaggtGCCTCCAGAGGCATCGGCAAGGGAATAGCTCTCCAGCTGTCGGAGGCAGGAGCCACCGTTTACATCACAGGACGGCAGGAGAAGACTCTGAAACAAACTGCTGCTCAG GTGAAGGAGAGGGGTGGGAACTGTGTGCCAGTTGTCTGTGATTCTACCAAACCTGAAGACATTGAAGAACTGTTTAAACGGATCCAACAGGACCAAAATGGCAGGCTAGATATCCTAGTTAACAACGCTTATGCTGGAGTACAG ATTATCATGGAGAGTATGGGAAAGAAGTTCTGGGAAAGTGATCCATCAATGTGGGATTGCATCAACAACACAGGCCTAAG GGGCCACTATTTCTTCTCAGTCTATGCATCTCGACTGATGGTGGCTCAAGGTCGAGGTTTGATAGTCACCATTTCATCTATGGGAGGGCTGCGGTATTTGTTCAATGTGCCATATGGTGTTGGTAAAGCTGCT TGTGATAGGCTAGCAGCAGACATGGCTGTTGATCTGAAAAGTAGAGGAGTGGCTTCTGTCAGCCTGTGGCCAGGAGCAGTACAAACCGAGCTAATTTCCCAGTACGTACTGGAGGATACGCCACAAAATATAAATTCTGAG ATAAAAGACGTATTTGCCAGTGGAGAAACCACAGAAATGAGTGGGAAGTGTGTCGTCAACCTGGCAAAAG ataaaaatctGATGTCGCTGACTGGAAAAGTTCTCATGACTTCTGACCTGGCAAGGCGCTATGGGTTACGAGATATTGATG GTCGAAGTGTAACTGATTACACTTCCCTGAAATTCCTCCTGACGAGGGTCCCTTATCTCTCCTGGCTCTCCCCTGTTGTCCCCTCGTTCCTACGCCTGCCACGCTTTGTGCTCACACTGGCAACTAACCGGTTCTAA
- the LOC131457096 gene encoding RING finger protein 212B-like isoform X3, whose protein sequence is MDWFHCNKCFTRRAASFAVSSCGHICCESCITSKQCSVCGSDCRYLPITDKMKPQEKVFFKDPVKLMESRLAHILQIALFQQKQMERIAMHLKHKSVELERRLKEVTEQGDSAQKMTFPVAVTSRVTPRSRTVSSAESQGWTRDRGPSLSSRNTPGSVTSLSSNGSLLEHVHRTPTAFGTSTRTQHQTPAFQFQFMNGFSIHSPRC, encoded by the exons ATGGACTGGTTCCACTGTAACAAGTGCTTCACCAGGAGAGCAGCGTCATTCGCTGTTAGCAGCTGTGGCCACATCTGCTGTGAATCATGTATTACATCAA AGCAGTGCAGTGTATGTGGCTCTGACTGCCGTTATCTGCCTATCACTGATAAG ATGAAGCCACAGGAAAAGGTGTTTTTCAAAGACCCAGTGAAACTGATGGAGTCACGCCTGGCGCACATATTACAG ATTGCACTTTTCCAGCAGAAGCAGATGGAAAGAATCGCAATGCACTTAAAGCACAAGTCTGTGGAACTAGAAAGGCGTCTGAAGGAAGTCACTGAGCAGGGCGACAG TGCTCAAAAGATGACATTCCCTGTGGCTGTCACCTCCCGAG TTACCCCTCGTTCAAGAACAGTGAG CTCAGCTGAGTCCCAGGGGTGGACCAGAGACAGAGGTCCCAGTCTCTCCTCTCGCAAT ACTCCTGGATCAGTTACCTCGCTTTCCAGCAATGGCTCTCTTCTTGAACATGTGCACC GAACACCCACAGCCTTCGGCACCTCTACAAG GACTCAGCATCAGACTCCTGCTTTCCAGTTTCAGTTCATGAATGGATTTTCAATACACTCTCCCAGATGTTAG
- the LOC131457096 gene encoding RING finger protein 212B-like isoform X2, with protein MDWFHCNKCFTRRAASFAVSSCGHICCESCITSKQCSVCGSDCRYLPITDKMKPQEKVFFKDPVKLMESRLAHILQIALFQQKQMERIAMHLKHKSVELERRLKEVTEQGDRQLSELERENGVLKKQLLELKRENAKLKKPLSQRRVSPGQLQTDGAQKMTFPVAVTSRAQLSPRGGPETEVPVSPLAILLDQLPRFPAMALFLNMCTEHPQPSAPLQGLSIRLLLSSFSS; from the exons ATGGACTGGTTCCACTGTAACAAGTGCTTCACCAGGAGAGCAGCGTCATTCGCTGTTAGCAGCTGTGGCCACATCTGCTGTGAATCATGTATTACATCAA AGCAGTGCAGTGTATGTGGCTCTGACTGCCGTTATCTGCCTATCACTGATAAG ATGAAGCCACAGGAAAAGGTGTTTTTCAAAGACCCAGTGAAACTGATGGAGTCACGCCTGGCGCACATATTACAG ATTGCACTTTTCCAGCAGAAGCAGATGGAAAGAATCGCAATGCACTTAAAGCACAAGTCTGTGGAACTAGAAAGGCGTCTGAAGGAAGTCACTGAGCAGGGCGACAG GCAACTGTCAGAGCTGGAAAGAGAGAATGGTGTCCTGAAAAAGCAACTCTTAGAGCTGAAAAGAGAAAACGCCAAATTAAAAAAGCCACTTTCTCAGAGGAGG GTTTCTCCAGGACAACTTCAGACAGATGG TGCTCAAAAGATGACATTCCCTGTGGCTGTCACCTCCCGAG CTCAGCTGAGTCCCAGGGGTGGACCAGAGACAGAGGTCCCAGTCTCTCCTCTCGCAAT ACTCCTGGATCAGTTACCTCGCTTTCCAGCAATGGCTCTCTTCTTGAACATGTGCACC GAACACCCACAGCCTTCGGCACCTCTACAAG GACTCAGCATCAGACTCCTGCTTTCCAGTTTCAGTTCATGA
- the LOC131457096 gene encoding RING finger protein 212B-like isoform X1: MDWFHCNKCFTRRAASFAVSSCGHICCESCITSKQCSVCGSDCRYLPITDKMKPQEKVFFKDPVKLMESRLAHILQIALFQQKQMERIAMHLKHKSVELERRLKEVTEQGDRQLSELERENGVLKKQLLELKRENAKLKKPLSQRRVSPGQLQTDGAQKMTFPVAVTSRVTPRSRTVSSAESQGWTRDRGPSLSSRNTPGSVTSLSSNGSLLEHVHRTPTAFGTSTRTQHQTPAFQFQFMNGFSIHSPRC, translated from the exons ATGGACTGGTTCCACTGTAACAAGTGCTTCACCAGGAGAGCAGCGTCATTCGCTGTTAGCAGCTGTGGCCACATCTGCTGTGAATCATGTATTACATCAA AGCAGTGCAGTGTATGTGGCTCTGACTGCCGTTATCTGCCTATCACTGATAAG ATGAAGCCACAGGAAAAGGTGTTTTTCAAAGACCCAGTGAAACTGATGGAGTCACGCCTGGCGCACATATTACAG ATTGCACTTTTCCAGCAGAAGCAGATGGAAAGAATCGCAATGCACTTAAAGCACAAGTCTGTGGAACTAGAAAGGCGTCTGAAGGAAGTCACTGAGCAGGGCGACAG GCAACTGTCAGAGCTGGAAAGAGAGAATGGTGTCCTGAAAAAGCAACTCTTAGAGCTGAAAAGAGAAAACGCCAAATTAAAAAAGCCACTTTCTCAGAGGAGG GTTTCTCCAGGACAACTTCAGACAGATGG TGCTCAAAAGATGACATTCCCTGTGGCTGTCACCTCCCGAG TTACCCCTCGTTCAAGAACAGTGAG CTCAGCTGAGTCCCAGGGGTGGACCAGAGACAGAGGTCCCAGTCTCTCCTCTCGCAAT ACTCCTGGATCAGTTACCTCGCTTTCCAGCAATGGCTCTCTTCTTGAACATGTGCACC GAACACCCACAGCCTTCGGCACCTCTACAAG GACTCAGCATCAGACTCCTGCTTTCCAGTTTCAGTTCATGAATGGATTTTCAATACACTCTCCCAGATGTTAG